From the genome of Aspergillus chevalieri M1 DNA, chromosome 8, nearly complete sequence, one region includes:
- a CDS encoding Dabb family protein (COG:S;~EggNog:ENOG410PX9Z;~InterPro:IPR011008,IPR013097;~PFAM:PF07876): MTMVHIVMFKFRREVTQEHKDIFVRELKKLKELDCVKGHRLVVGGPSITDPIDRSKGFEFALLSFHENLEELGKYQASKEHDWYLKNPSYCIGALGKLVHLR, translated from the exons ATGACAATGGTCCACATAG TGATGTTCAAATTCCGCCGCGAGGTGACACAAGAGCACAAAGACATATTCGTCCGCGAGCtcaagaagctcaaggagcTCGATTGCGTCAAAGGGCATCGTCTCGTCGTTGGTGGCCCTTCAATTACCGATCCAATTGATAGAAGTAAAGGATTTGAGTTTGCTCTGCTGAGCTTTCACGAGAACCTCGAAGAGCTGGGGAAGTATCAGGCTAGTAAGGAGCATGATTGGTATTTGAAGAACCCTTCTTATTGTATTGGCGCTCTCGGAAAACTTGTGCACTTGCGTTGA
- a CDS encoding Ldh family oxidoreductase (COG:C;~EggNog:ENOG410PK7G;~InterPro:IPR036111,IPR043143,IPR003767;~PFAM:PF02615;~go_function: GO:0016491 - oxidoreductase activity [Evidence IEA];~go_process: GO:0055114 - oxidation-reduction process [Evidence IEA]) translates to MESAIKRAEIYGIGMVTVNHSNHFGMGATYVLQALEKDMISLVFTNSAKQMPPFGGKETLLGISPFAAGAPSNNEIPYILDMAPSVVAKGKIRRAARRCESIPVGWALDADGNPTTDANVALNGSMAPIGGPKGSGIAILMDVMSGVLTGAAFGGEVGDQYKDPRPQNVGHCFIAIKPDIFMTTDEFRARMDVLAQRVHGMTPAPGFNEVLFPGEPEHRLCVQRRKEGIPYAEAEREMFVDAAKQYGVAELPLSKVPLSLES, encoded by the coding sequence ATGGAGTCGGCCATCAAGCGCGCAGAGATCTACGGCATCGGCATGGTCACTGTCAACCATTCCAACCACTTTGGAATGGGTGCTACCTACGTCCTTCAAGCCCTGGAGAAGGACATGATCTCCCTGGTTTTTACCAACTCAGCCAAGCAAATGCCTCCATTTGGGGGCAAAGAGACTCTCCTTGGTATCTCGCCTTTCGCTGCTGGCGCTCCTTCAAATAACGAGATCCCCTACATTCTCGACATGGCACCATCAGTTGTTGCCAAGGGTAAGATCCGCCGCGCAGCCCGTCGTTGCGAGTCCATCCCTGTTGGGTGGGCACTTGATGCTGACGGAAACCCTACCACCGATGCAAACGTGGCTCTGAACGGTAGCATGGCGCCTATCGGTGGTCCCAAGGGTTCCGGGATTGCGATATTGATGGACGTCATGTCAGGTGTTTTGACTGGTGCTGCTTTTGGCGGCGAGGTCGGAGATCAGTACAAAGATCCCAGGCCTCAAAATGTTGGACATTGCTTCATTGCCATTAAGCCGGACATCTTCATGACGACTGATGAATTCAGAGCGCGTATGGACGTTTTGGCCCAGCGTGTTCATGGCATGACTCCGGCTCCTGGATTCAATGAGGTGCTTTTCCCCGGAGAGCCGGAGCATCGCCTCTGTGTCCAGCGCCGCAAGGAAGGGATTCCATATGCCGAGGCAGAAAGGGAGATGTTTGTTGATGCCGCAAAGCAGTATGGTGTTGCTGAACTTCCTCTGTCGAAGGTCCCTCTATCTTTGGAGTCATAA
- a CDS encoding dienelactone hydrolase (COG:Q;~EggNog:ENOG410Q2HH;~InterPro:IPR032710) has protein sequence MERIVNFARRRRSSNTNVPRSRSRSTSDRSKEDEALRRLILTSDTPDFDQTIIRQFEAEGLKVKYLPFLGGGRDLERARKDLENQLNELEDDLEPGERYAVVAYRKPAYLLLAAHHQSNTTTNPLPRLCALVAYYPEPPFDPHDPQFQEYLFPCEAPSGALNGVSTYSPHSFLPLQIHLADDQTPAFYENYTANPDKKRHRCHVFSYPESHVGFAEQSEKNYDRIDAQLAWSRTLDCIKRSFAPGPNWTVSDIETIWANHWHSMTQIDTPTRDTMEVIVGGENGTEAPESHYYYKHSEGPTVNCVPTLIGAKRTNPSILRTFHKNTFFPSGPPSQHLRLISRTTGPDRVVDEVLLTFDHTEEVPWLLPNVPPTNRKVQIPLVLTGTFCAGKLARQQVYWDQASVLVQVGLLDPGLVPGSFEAKGETRGGKRGVEKLPVWGREEAEGVLSA, from the exons ATGGAACGCATCGTTAATTTTGCTCGCCGTCGTCGCAGTAGCAATACCAATGTGCCACGATCCCGGTCGCGTTCGACAAGCGATCGGAGCAAGGAGGATGAAGCTCTCCGCCGGCTCATATTGACTTCTGACACTCCGGATTTTGACCAGACTATTATCCGACAATTCGAGGCCGAGGGTTTGAAGGTCAAGTATCTGCCATTTCTTGGTGGAGGTCGCGATCTGGAGCGGGCCCGGAAAGATCTCGAGAACCAATTGAATGAGCTCGAGGATGATCTAGAGCCTGGAGAGAGATATGCTGTAGTTG CGTACAGAAAACCTGCCTATCTGCTTTTGGCAGCCCATCACCAGTCTAATACAACCACCAATCCACTCCCACGACTCTGCGCTCTAGTCGCCTACTACCCAGAACCACCCTTTGATCCTCATGATCCCCAGTTTCAAGAGTACTTGTTCCCATGCGAAGCTCCCTCGGGTGCACTTAATGGCGTCTCGACTTACTCACCCCATTCTTTTCTCCCTCTTCAGATCCACCTGGCAGACGACCAGACGCCAGCTTTCTACGAGAATTACACAGCCAACCCAGACAAAAAGCGCCATCGATGTCATGTCTTCTCGTACCCAGAGTCGCATGTTGGATTTGCTGAGCAGTCAGAAAAGAACTATGACCGGATCGATGCACAGCTTGCCTGGAGTCGGACACTGGATTGCATAAAGAGGAGCTTTGCACCCGGGCCAAACTGGACAGTCTCTGATATCGAAACAATATGGGCGAACCATTGGCACAGCATGACGCAAATTGACACGCCTACTCGCGATACCATGGAGGTAATAGTGGGAGGAGAGAACGGCACCGAGGCGCCTGAGAGCCATTATTACTACAAGCATAGTGAGGGACCGACAGTAAACTGCGTCCCGACTTTGATTGGAG CAAAACGAACAAACCCATCAATCCTCAGAACCTTTCACAAAAACACATTCTTTCCCTCCGGCCCACCATCCCAACACCTCCGCCTCATCTCCCGCACCACCGGCCCAGACCGTGTCGTTGACGAAGTCCTTCTCACATTCGACCATACCGAGGAAGTCCCCTGGCTACTACCAAATGTCCCACCAACGAACCGCAAGGTGCAGATTCCCCTCGTGCTAACGGGGACGTTTTGCGCGGGGAAGTTAGCCCGGCAGCAAGTCTACTGGGACCAGGCTAGTGTGCTTGTGCAGGTTGGATTGTTGGATCCGGGCTTGGTGCCGGGCAGCTTTGAGGCGAAGGGGGAGACGAGGGGTGGGAAGAGGGGTGTTGAGAAGTTGCCGGTTTGGGGGAGGGAGGAAGCGGAGGGAGTTTTGAGTGCTTGA
- the fmn1 gene encoding riboflavin kinase (BUSCO:EOG092659OC;~COG:H;~EggNog:ENOG410PQKB;~InterPro:IPR015865,IPR023465,IPR023468;~PFAM:PF01687;~go_function: GO:0008531 - riboflavin kinase activity [Evidence IEA];~go_process: GO:0009231 - riboflavin biosynthetic process [Evidence IEA]), which translates to MRPDGPRNPVTGPDSGPEPPFPVRLSGPVIKGFGRGSKELGIPTANISADMLAEHPDLDIGVYYGVVALDPSRFNYTETSSSSPQGTSGKILPAVLSIGYNPFYKNKERSIEIHIMPPLAAPSPTAASNEQVKFHKLPDFYSTPLNLLILGYIRPEYDYVSLEALVEDIRVDCEVARKSLQRDTYARYLEEGRDGDIDTEDVKAHRQWLTTFNGNRQAPDRTSGL; encoded by the exons ATGCGACCAGATGGACCTCGCAACCCCGTCACCGGCCCCGATTCCGGTCCTGAGCCCCCGTTTCCTGTGCGATTGTCGGGTCCCGTCATCAAAGGTTTCGGGCGGGGGAGTAAAGAG CTGGGTATTCCTACGGCCAATATCTCGGCAGACATGCTCGCGGAGCATCCAGACTTGGACATAGGTGTATATTATGGCGTGGTTGCGTTGGATCCCAGTCGATTCAATTATACGgagacatcatcatcgtcacccCAGGGTACTTCCGGGAAGATTCTCCCCGCGGTGTTGAGTATCGGATATAACCCGTTCTACAAAAACAAGGAACGCTCGATT GAAATCCACATCATGCCGCCCCTCGCAGCACCCTCGCCGACTGCCGCGAGCAACGAACAAGTGAAATTCCACAAACTCCCGGATTTCTACTCGACACCGCTTAACCTGCTGATCTTGGGCTACATCCGACCAGAATACGATTACGTTTCGCTTGAAGCTTTGGTGGAAGATATTCGGGTGGACTGTGAAGTGGCACGAAAGAGTCTGCAACGAGATACATATGCGCGATACCTGGAGGAAGGCAGAGACGGCGATATTGACACTGAAGACGTCAAGGCGCATCGGCAATGGTTGACGACGTTTAACGGGAATCGGCAGGCACCTGACCGGACATCCGGATTATGA
- a CDS encoding pseudouridine-5'-phosphate glycosidase/carbohydrate kinase family protein (COG:Q;~EggNog:ENOG410PFDK;~InterPro:IPR029056,IPR022830,IPR007342,IPR011611;~PFAM:PF00294,PF04227;~go_function: GO:0016798 - hydrolase activity, acting on glycosyl bonds [Evidence IEA]) yields the protein MLATQAAARFCGRRFCGRTAGVSAARAPRPTRCYHDFGQSKFLKVSEEIRDAVATGKPVVALESTIYTHGFPYPESVALASLLESIVRVNGGVPATIGILNGVARVGLDAEELIELASTAEKKNALKVSRRDLGYICGLGAAGKPLHGGTTVSGTMMLAHMAGIKVFGTGGLGGVHRGGENSMDISADLTELGRTPVAVVSSGCKSFLDIPRTLEYLETEGVCVGTFADGRHGSVDFPAFFTRDSGIKSPKVIQNEAEAAAIIYAQSKLAVSSGIHFANPVPLEQSIPKEDMDAIIDEALHLAQVKGFQGSDNTPFVLAKIKQLSGGKSVAANRALVESNVERAAKVAVELSKLEKSDKGHSDRHMPAISETVRADHTASEVKSNLKPVTEGASEKVEKTEVLVAGSLAIDLSCDYSPLAGESTTITTPVPQTSNPAVIRQSLGGVGHNVAIAASRIGSSVLFCSVVGDDLSGRAALSALRAEKLATEGVQMLSASSARTAQYVAINDTQKDLVVAMADMGIMELPEDKLDFEGFWEPMISRTKPRWVVVDANWSPAVLAKWILVAKKHGARVAFEPVSTAKSRRLLAAIRDSDTVPNNTVSLAAPNQLELSTMYMAARERGLFESDNWFNVIDAMGIPSSGSRERLVFMTSADLVDQGIPQQSIQLLPYIPCIISKLGAQGALLTQLLRAGDPRLTSPEASPYILSRGIGSDFVGGVYMRHFPSAAVLEQGDIVSVNGAGDTLLGVLVAGLAKGAVDKQVEDILPIAQEASLRTLKSAGGVSDDLGGLGL from the exons ATGCTTGCTACACAAGCTGCTGCCCGTTTCTGCGGCAGGCGTTTCTGCGGCAGGACAGCTGGAGTATCGGCCGCAAGAGCCCCTCGTCCCACTCGATGTTATCATGATTTCGGCCAGAGCAAGTTCCTGAAAGTGTCAGAGGAGATCCGTGATGCTGTAGCTACAGGAAAACCCGTTGTGGCATTGGAATCTACGATTTACACTCATG GATTCCCGTATCCTGAAAGCGTTGCCCTTGCATCGTTGCTTGAATCTATCGTTAGAGTCAATGGCGGAGTCCCTGCTACCATTGGTATCCTCAATGGCGTGGCACGGGTTGGGCTAGACGCTGAAGAGCTCATTGAACTGGCGTCGAcggcggagaagaaaaaTGCATTGAAGGTGTCTCGCAGAGACCTGGGCTACATCTGCGGCCTG GGCGCGGCCGGAAAACCGCTTCATGGTGGTACAACCGTTTCAGGCACAATGATGCTTGCACACATGGCTGGAATCAAGGTGTTCGGAACGGGCGGATTAG GTGGGGTTCACCGGGGCGGAGAAAACTCTATGGATATTTCGG CGGATCTCACTGAATTGGGTCGTACCCCAGTGGCTGTCGTTAGCTCAGGATGCAAGAGCTTCCTGGATATTCCTCGAACCTTGGAATACCTTGAAACCGAAGGCGTCTGTGTCGGAACTTTTGCGGATGGCAGACACGGCTCCGTGGACTTCCCTGCTTTCTTTACAAGGGACAGCGGAATCAAGAGTCCTAAGGTCATTCAAAACGAAGCGGAAGCTGCTGCCATTATTT ATGCGCAAAGCAAGCTCGCCGTCTCATCAGGCATCCATTTCGCCAACCCGGTGCCGCTTGAACAATCGATTCCCAAAGAGGACATGGATGCAATTATCGACGAAGCGCTCCATCTAGCACAAGTGAAAGGCTTCCAAGGCAGCGATAATACTCCCTTTGTACTAGCCAAGATCAAACAACTCAGCGGGGGAAAGAGTGTGGCGGCCAACCGAGCATTGGTCGAATCCAACGTGGAACGTGCGGCCAAGGTAGCTGTGGAGCTTTCTAAACTGGAAAAGTCGGACAAAGGGCATAGTGATCG ACATATGCCAGCAATCTCCGAGACGGTTAGAGCTGACCATACAGCTTCAGAAGTTAAGTCAAATCTAAAACCAGTCACCGAAGGCGCATCTGAGAAAGTAGAAAAAACGGAGGTCTTGGTTGCTGGCTCTCTTGCAATTGACCTGTCCTGTGATTATTCCCCACTGGCAGGAGAGAGCACTACGATTACTACGCCTGTTCCACAAACATCGAACCCAGCCGTCATAAGACAAAGTCTTGGTGGAGTAGGACACAATGTTGCAATTGCTGCTAGTCGCATAGGCAGTTCTGTCCTCTTCTGCAGCGTTGTTGGTGATGACTTGAGTGGTCGTGCAGCCTTGTCCGCACTCCGAGCTGAGAAGCTCGCAACCGAAGGGGTTCAAATGCTTTCGGCTTCATCGGCAAGGACAGCACAATATGTTGCCATTAACGACACACAAAAGGACCTCGTCGTGGCAATGGCAGATATGGGAATTATGGAACTACCGGAGGATAAACTTGATTTCGAGGGATTCTGGGAACCCATGATTAGCCGCACAAAGCCGCGATGGGTCGTGGTCGATGCAAACTGGAGCCCGGCTGTGCTAGCCAAGTGGATTTTAGTAGCTAAGAAACACGGTGCTCGCGTTGCCTTTGAGCCCGTCTCTACAGCGAAAAGCCGCAGACTGCTTGCCGCCATTCGTGACTCCGATACTGTCCCCAACAACACCGTCAGCCTAGCAGCACCAAACCAACTCGAACTCTCAACAATGTACATGGCAGCGCGTGAGCGCGGCTTATTCGAGTCAGACAACTGGTTCAATGTGATTGACGCCATGGGAATTCCATCCTCTGGTTCCCGCGAACGACTAGTCTTCATGACATCTGCCGATCTTGTCGACCAAGGAATTCCCCAACAATCCATCCAGCTCCTCCCATACATCCCCTGCATCATCTCAAAACTAGGCGCGCAGGGCGCTCTCCTCACCCAGCTCCTTCGTGCGGGCGATCCCCGATTGACGTCCCCCGAGGCTTCGCCGTACATCCTATCCCGTGGCATCGGATCCGActttgttggtggtgtgtaTATGCGTCATTTCCCGTCAGCTGCAGTGCTAGAGCAGGGGGATATTGTTAGCGTGAATGGGGCCGGGGATACGTTGCTGGGTGTTCTTGTTGCTGGGCTGGCGAAGGGTGCAGTGGACAAACAAGTTGAGGATATTTTGCCCATCGCGCAGGAGGCTAGTCTAAGGACGCTGAAGAGTGCCGGTGGGGTGAGTGATGACCTCGGGGGTCTGGGCCTTTGA
- a CDS encoding uncharacterized protein (COG:H;~EggNog:ENOG410PM39), translating into MPANPENIINRLQKWGACDVADGLSKLKYPNGGFLEGLTMYSPEFQSGETKLIGQAYTVKFVPKTDKAAPKVQGNYIDKTPPER; encoded by the exons ATGCCCGCCAATCCAGAAAACATCATCAACCGCCTCCAGAAATGGGGTGCCTGCGACGTAGCTGATGGCCTATCCAAGCTCAAATATCCAAATGGCGGCTTCCTCGAGGGCTTAACAATGTACTCTCCGGAGTTCCAGTCCGGCGAGACTAAGCTTATTGGTCAAGCATACACGGTCAAGTTCGTTCCTAAAACGGACAAAGCAGCACCGAAGGTCCAAGGGAACTAT ATTGATAAAACCCCTCCGGAGCGGTGA
- a CDS encoding RraA family protein (COG:H;~EggNog:ENOG410PM39;~InterPro:IPR005493,IPR036704;~PFAM:PF03737) has product MSLRAKTLNAAGVVIDGRVRDLNEHRALEFPLFSRAVGTTAGGEVCHPSEVNVPVRLNSDTQEVWIQPGDYIIADLNGVVRLPEELAERVLDAIPGIVEADEKCAEGIRGGRTVEEVFKEFRRR; this is encoded by the coding sequence ATGTCGCTCCGCGCAAAGACCCTCAACGCCGCCGGTGTGGTTATTGACGGCCGCGTGCGAGACCTAAACGAGCACCGCGCGTTGGAATTCCCCCTCTTCTCTAGAGCCGTCGGCACCACAGCTGGAGGGGAGGTGTGCCATCCGTCTGAGGTGAATGTGCCTGTACGGTTGAACTCAGATACTCAAGAGGTGTGGATTCAGCCTGGGGACTATATTATTGCGGATTTGAATGGGGTGGTTAGGCTGCCAGAGGAGTTGGCGGAGAGAGTTCTGGACGCTATTCCGGGAATTGTGGAGGCGGATGAGAAGTGTGCGGAGGGAATTAGGGGTGGGAGGACAGTGGAGGAAGTGTTCAAGGAGTTTCGGAGGCGGTAG
- a CDS encoding uncharacterized protein (COG:S;~EggNog:ENOG410PPCP;~InterPro:IPR011761,IPR011095,IPR013815;~PFAM:PF07478;~go_function: GO:0005524 - ATP binding [Evidence IEA];~go_function: GO:0008716 - D-alanine-D-alanine ligase activity [Evidence IEA];~go_function: GO:0046872 - metal ion binding [Evidence IEA]) translates to MLATCNTLPRACLRPSSQWAFPRVLGRMYIQSSRAPTVAVLFQDIDPPIINGVRKPRKPGGYQDSGADIVYTLQSKGINIVTPETSPQVSKNEGWCFPDTEEGIYSAVKSGATHLWANTILFDSHPLQISEKLTPYASDLRIVGQPPGMVENFDDKAYLNGKLGELGGYTLPHSWLLSKSDDLEALAQSIDRFPVVGKPVRGRGSHGVKLCHDQAQLKEHLAALLGESPLVMLEDYLAGEEATITVMPPSPERPEHWSTLPVSRFNHADGIAPYNGVVAVTANSRVVTEEDMKDPAYGRVMKECESIAKLIGATAPIRIDVRRFHKGSGFAIFDINMKPNMTGPGRPGREDQASLTAMAAAAMGWDYGTLLQKILASAQLLSTFRGYRSPF, encoded by the exons ATGCTCGCCACCTGTAACACGCTACCTAGAGCTTGCCTACGGCCGTCGAGCCAATGGGCTTTTCCTCGGGTGCTTGGGCGCATGTACATTCAGTCAAGCCGTGCGCCTACAGTGGCTGTTTTGTTCCAGGATATTGACCCCCCAATTATCAATGGGGTGCGCAAGCCTCGTAAGCCTGGTG GCTATCAAGACTCGGGGGCCGACATAGTCTATACCCTCCAGTCAAAAGGCATCAATATCGTCACCCCAGAGACATCACCGCAGGTCTCCAAAAATGAAGGCTGGTGTTTCCCCGATACAGAAGAGGGCATCTATTCCGCCGTGAAAAGCGGCGCCACCCATCTTTGGGCCAACACCATCCTCTTCGATTCCCATCCACTTCAGATATCTGAGAAATTAACTCCTTACGCTTCGGATCTGCGCATCGTGGGCCAGCCACCCGGCATGGTGGAGAATTTTGATGACAAAGCGTATCTCAACGGTAAACTGGGAGAGCTCGGTGGCTACACCCTCCCACATTCATGGCTTCTCTCGAAATCCGATGATCTTGAGGCACTGGCTCAATCTATTGACCGGTTCCCCGTTGTTGGTAAGCCCGTCCGTGGGCGTGGGAGCCATGGTGTTAAGCTTTGCCATGATCAGGCTCAATTGAAGGAACATCTCGCAGCGCTGCTAGGAGAGTCGCCGCTGGTCATGCTTGAGGATTATCTTGCTGGCGAGGAGGCCACGATTACTGTCATGCCCCCATCTCCTGAGCGACCAGAGCACTGGAGTACGCTGCCGGTTTCGAGATTTAACCATGCAGATGGCATTGCGCCGTATAATGGCGTCGTGGCGGTGACTGCAAACTCGCGCGTAGTTACAGAAGAGGATATGAAAGATCCTGCATATGGGAGGGTTATGAAGGAATGCGAGAGTATAGCCAAACTCATCGGTGCAACTGCGCCCATTCGGATTGATGTACGACGATTCCACAAGGGCTCCGGGTTCGCAATCTTTGATATTAATATGAAGCCG AACATGACAGGTCCCGGTCGTCCGGGACGGGAAGACCAAGCGAGTTTGACTGCAATGGCGGCGGCTGCGATGGGCTGGGATTACGGCACTCTTCTGCAGAAAATTCTTGCCAGCGCTCAGCTACTGAGCACATTCCGTGGCTATCGTAGTCCCTTTTAG
- a CDS encoding uncharacterized protein (COG:G;~EggNog:ENOG410PHFT;~InterPro:IPR011701,IPR036259;~PFAM:PF07690;~TransMembrane:9 (i48-65o89-112i133-154o174-197i248-269o281-300i312-330o336-356i368-389o);~go_function: GO:0022857 - transmembrane transporter activity [Evidence IEA];~go_process: GO:0055085 - transmembrane transport [Evidence IEA]), with the protein MTDIMKPVEDVGTVVVKEKFLEDNRLAIAQHMSTEKFLETEKKLKRKLDVRLLACIWLILILNYLDRSNIATAKVAGISDSLSLTSTQYSTAVAILFAGYVLMQLPSNIFLARLRQSWYISSSQCRRILCTSVFAEVRGSCVLSRSAILDFILVQARRDGWNPQDLDGARGLESWRWIFIIEGSITVFIALCSITILPDYPSNTRWLSPTERAVAEWRLISDAGQVDEVDAGWLYGFKRAFADWRLHIFALTLLRIQVASATSNFFPTIVKTLGFNWVDTLPLTVPPYIVSVILMVLNNWSADRLGNSSFHVVWPLVLAIVGYVIAAASTNTGARYFAMIAMVAGGHGANPVLVAWTQKVMIRPWLLSMHLGILLRYFLIILLKSVVLLHV; encoded by the exons ATGACCGACATTATGAAGCCTGTGGAGGATGTCGGCACAGTTGTCGTGAAGGAGAAATTTCTTGAGGACAACCGACTGGCTATTGCCCAACACATGAGCACAGAAAAATTCCTTGAGACTGAGAAGAAGCTAAAGCGAAAGCTCGATGTGCGGCTGCTGGCTTGTATATGGCTCATTTTGATACTAAACTATCTCGACCGG AGCAACATTGCAACTGCAAAAGTTGCCGGAATATCGGACTCGCTGAGTCTAACGAGCACACAATATTCCACCGCCGTCGCCATTCTCTTTGCCGGCTATGTGTTGATGCAGCTTCCATCCAATATATTTCTTGCCAGACTAAGGCAATCGTGGTATATTTCCAGCTCACAATGCCGGAGGATTTTATGCACTTCGGTTTTTGCTGAGGTTCGTGGAAGCTGCGTTCTATC CCGGAGCGCTATTCTTGATTTCATCCTGGTGCAAGCGCGAAGAGATGG CTGGAATCCGCAGGACCTAGACGGGGCCCGCGGTCTGGAGTCCTGGCGCTGGATTTTTATCATAGAAGGCTCGATCACTGTCTTCATCGCACTCTGCTCTATCACCATCCTTCCAGACTACCCCAGTAATACTCGCTGGCTCAGTCCCACAGAGCGAGCAGTAGCCGAATGGCGGCTAATCTCTGATGCTGGACAAGTGGACGAGGTCGACGCTGGGTGGCTGTACGGATTCAAACGGGCCTTCGCAGACTGGCGGCTGCATATCTTTGCCTTGACCCTTCTCCGCATCCAGGTCGCCAGTGCTACATCGAACTTTTTCCCGACTATTGTTAAGACGCTCGGATTTAACTGGGTTGATACACTTCCGTTGACTGTTCCGCCGTATATTGTGAGCGTGATCCTTATGGTTCTCAATAACTGGTCTGCAGACCGGCTTGGAAATTCTTCGTTCCATGTCGTTTGGCCCTTGGTCCTAGCAATCGTGGGATATGTCATTGCGGCTGCCTCGACGAACACTGGTGCACGGTACTTTGCCATGATTGCCATGGTAGCAGGTGGTCATGGTGCCAATCCGGTATTGGTCGCCTGGACGCAAAAGGTCATGATACGGCCATGGCTTTTGTCAATGCATCTGGGAATCTTGCTCAGGTATTTCCTTATCATTTTATTGAAATCGGTTGTTCTTTTGCATGTTTAA
- a CDS encoding class II fructose-bisphosphate aldolase (COG:G;~EggNog:ENOG410PPJ5;~InterPro:IPR000771,IPR013785;~PFAM:PF01116;~go_function: GO:0003824 - catalytic activity [Evidence IEA];~go_function: GO:0008270 - zinc ion binding [Evidence IEA];~go_function: GO:0016832 - aldehyde-lyase activity [Evidence IEA];~go_process: GO:0005975 - carbohydrate metabolic process [Evidence IEA]): MANNHTTYPASNLTWQILNHANEHNYAVGAYNCYNNDGIMALIHAAERKRSAVIIQLFPWTLHFQGPEFVHYVASSAHAASVPVAVHLDHCIKPEDVELALTLPFDSIMIDASTLDEEANIRHCKGVVERARALNITIEAEMGRIEGGEDGLPTVDMDFVMTRPEDAERFVQQTGVHFLAPSFGNIHGGYPAGGAEKAWDLPRLAAIGQLLSDATPLALHGTHPVSDELFQKTIECGMRKINLNRTVRDDYTKFIAENAGLLELTTLKVQGVEIYAKSMERMMDVLGSSGRY, encoded by the exons ATGGCCAACAATCACACCACATATCCGGCCAGCAACCTGACCTGGCAAATTCTCAACCATGCTAATGAGCACAACTATGCTGTCGGTGCATACAACTG CTACAACAACGACGGAATCATGGCCCTAATACATGCAGCCGAGCGCAAGCGCTCAGCCGTAATAATCCAGCTCTTTCCTTGGACATTACACTTCCAAGgtccagaattcgttcacTACGTGGCGAGTTCTGCACACGCCGCCAGTGTCCCAGTAGCGGTCCACTTGGACCACTGCATCAAGCCGGAAGATGTGGAATTAGCCCTTACCCTCCCCTTTGATTCTATTATGATTGATGCTTCAACTTTGGATGAGGAGGCAAATATCCGTCATTGTAAGGGTGTTGTGGAGCGTGCTCGGGCACTCAATATTACTATAGAGGCTGAGATGGGTCGCATTGAGGGTGGAGAGGACGGATTGCCTACGGTTGACATGGATTTCGTCATGACAAGGCCCGAGGACGCAGAAAGATTTGTTCAACAGACAGGAGTACATTTTCTTGCGCCGTCTTTTGGGAATATACATGGTGGGTATCCGGCCGGTGGTGCAGAAAAAGCATGGGATCTTCCGCG ACTTGCGGCCATCGGACAGCTGTTATCAGACGCCACACCACTAGCCCTCCATGGAACGCATCCTGTGTCTGATGAGCTTTTTCAAAAGACCATTGAATGCGGAATGCGCAAGATCAATCTCAATCGCACTGTGCGCGATGACTACACGAAGTTTATTGCTGAGAATGCCGGCTTACTAGAGTTGACAACTCTCAAAGTGCAGGGCGTGGAGATTTATGCCAAGTCTATGGAGAGGATGATGGACGTACTTGGCTCATCTGGGCGGTATTAG